One window of the Terriglobales bacterium genome contains the following:
- the pyrE gene encoding orotate phosphoribosyltransferase has protein sequence MPSSRDLLLNMLARQSFRLGDFKLSSGGKSDYYIDCRTTTLDAEGARLTGRVLLDLIQEKKWKPLAIGGLTMGADPIVVAVAQLTAQLAQTRSARPNDSDASDSLIHGFLVRKQEKAHGTGQRIEGFRGKGARVVIVDDVCTTGSSTIQALEAAREFGFEIAGVACLVEREEAGGRPAVEKAAGDAEFVSIFTSSDVRAAHLTQKK, from the coding sequence GTGCCCTCCTCCCGCGATCTCCTGTTGAACATGCTCGCTCGCCAATCGTTCCGCCTCGGAGATTTCAAACTCTCCTCCGGCGGCAAAAGCGACTATTACATCGACTGCCGCACGACTACGCTCGACGCCGAAGGCGCGCGACTGACTGGCCGTGTTTTGCTCGATCTGATTCAGGAAAAGAAATGGAAGCCGCTTGCAATCGGCGGGCTAACGATGGGAGCGGATCCGATCGTGGTTGCCGTTGCGCAGCTCACGGCGCAGCTTGCGCAGACACGTTCGGCGCGGCCTAACGATTCTGACGCGAGCGATTCTCTGATTCATGGATTTTTAGTTCGCAAGCAGGAGAAGGCGCACGGCACCGGCCAGCGCATCGAGGGCTTTCGCGGAAAAGGTGCGCGGGTGGTGATCGTCGACGACGTGTGTACGACTGGCTCGTCGACCATCCAGGCCCTCGAAGCCGCGCGGGAGTTTGGGTTCGAGATCGCGGGAGTAGCGTGCCTGGTGGAAAGGGAAGAAGCCGGCGGGCGACCCGCAGTGGAGAAAGCTGCGGGTGATGCGGAGTTTGTTTCGATCTTCACATCGTCGGACGTTCGTGCTGCTCATCTGACGCAAAAAAAATAA
- a CDS encoding sigma-54 dependent transcriptional regulator — MSATAFANGHSGLLAGFPPERVVFGSTERMQSLQRKLHIVAQANVPVLITGENGTGKEIMARMIHQHSGISDGPFVKVNCPAIPGTLLESELFGYERGAFTGAYAAKPGRVEMANRGTLFLDEIGEMDLGIQAKLLQLLQDGQFSRIGGQEDRKVDVRVICATNRSLETEVASGRFRQDLFYRINVVQIQVPPLRHRAQDIPMLVHYFLQLYCDKFSVRPKPISSSLLEMMQNYSWPGNIRQLENLMKRYVILGNDEAVTSELIVRNGDCFDPVIPADGKISLKKATRDAVRELERRIILKVLHAHNWNRKRAARAMSISYRALLYKIQETGISPGRGVPIDLLDEEPVDAVVN; from the coding sequence GTGAGCGCAACCGCATTTGCGAATGGACATTCAGGACTCCTGGCTGGATTCCCGCCAGAGCGCGTGGTTTTCGGCAGCACAGAACGCATGCAGTCGCTACAGCGCAAACTGCACATTGTCGCGCAGGCGAACGTTCCCGTGCTGATCACGGGCGAAAACGGAACCGGCAAAGAGATCATGGCGCGCATGATCCACCAGCACTCCGGCATCAGCGATGGACCATTCGTGAAGGTCAACTGTCCGGCAATCCCGGGCACACTGCTTGAGAGCGAGTTATTCGGCTATGAGCGCGGTGCGTTCACTGGCGCGTACGCAGCGAAGCCCGGTCGCGTGGAAATGGCCAATCGCGGTACTCTCTTCCTCGATGAAATCGGGGAGATGGACCTCGGTATTCAGGCCAAGCTGCTGCAACTTCTGCAGGACGGGCAATTCAGCAGGATCGGCGGACAGGAAGATCGCAAAGTCGATGTCAGAGTAATCTGCGCGACGAATCGCAGCCTTGAGACCGAAGTCGCATCCGGCCGATTCCGCCAGGATCTCTTCTACCGCATCAATGTTGTTCAAATCCAAGTGCCGCCGCTCCGCCATCGCGCACAGGACATTCCAATGCTCGTCCACTATTTCCTGCAGCTCTATTGCGACAAATTCTCGGTACGTCCAAAGCCGATCTCGTCCTCGCTGCTCGAAATGATGCAGAACTACTCCTGGCCGGGAAACATTCGCCAGCTTGAGAACCTGATGAAGCGCTACGTCATCCTCGGCAACGACGAAGCCGTCACCTCAGAGCTCATAGTGCGCAATGGCGATTGCTTCGATCCCGTGATCCCAGCAGACGGCAAAATCTCACTCAAGAAGGCCACTCGTGACGCCGTCCGGGAACTCGAACGCCGAATCATCCTCAAAGTTCTGCACGCCCATAACTGGAACCGCAAGCGAGCCGCTCGGGCCATGAGCATCAGCTATCGCGCTCTGCTCTACAAGATCCAGGAGACGGGAATCAGTCCAGGCAGGGGCGTTCCGATCGATCTGCTCGACGAGGAACCCGTTGACGCTGTCGTAAATTGA
- a CDS encoding PilZ domain-containing protein, which translates to MEEKRVLPRFPLEMPVWLRLPGSDATVHAKTRDVSASGVFFYVNCEIQENSEIEFTMTLPPELTRTAAIQVSCKGKVVRVQTDPETGKIGIAAAIHSYDFLAQAASSALGDA; encoded by the coding sequence TTGGAAGAGAAGCGCGTACTCCCCAGATTTCCTCTGGAAATGCCGGTTTGGTTGCGGCTTCCCGGTTCAGACGCCACGGTGCATGCAAAGACTCGCGATGTGAGCGCGAGTGGAGTGTTTTTCTACGTCAACTGTGAAATCCAGGAGAACTCGGAGATCGAGTTCACCATGACGCTTCCTCCCGAATTGACGAGGACGGCAGCCATCCAAGTTTCCTGCAAGGGCAAAGTTGTACGTGTCCAGACCGATCCAGAGACGGGGAAAATTGGAATCGCGGCGGCCATTCACAGTTACGATTTTCTTGCCCAAGCCGCTTCCTCTGCCCTAGGGGATGCTTAG
- a CDS encoding GntG family PLP-dependent aldolase — translation MSKPALEFLEQDEPASVAPRVIDLRSDTVTRPTPAMRRAMAEAEVGDDVYGEDPTVNRLEASAARIFGREAALFVPTGTMGNQIAIKVHTRPGQEIICEERAHILDWEMAMPALFSGCLIRTLRGEDGILTWSEIKNKIPSSSYARAQTGLIELENTHNMAGGAITAPEVTNEICRQAHDRGIPVHLDGARIFNAAVALGRPVAEVAGKVDSVMFCLSKGLGAPVGSMLVGSRKFIDQARSVRKALGGGMRQAGVLAAAGLIALEEMPNRLDEDHTNARWLAGSLADVPGIKIAPEKVRTNIVIFDISGTKLDSAAFLQRLKEKNVIASAVSQSLVRLVTHFDVTREDCEQAVEAIRAVCG, via the coding sequence ATGAGCAAACCTGCCCTGGAATTTCTCGAGCAAGATGAGCCCGCATCAGTAGCACCGCGTGTAATTGATCTGCGCAGCGATACAGTTACGCGCCCAACACCGGCCATGCGACGCGCCATGGCGGAGGCGGAGGTTGGCGATGACGTTTACGGCGAAGATCCGACCGTAAACCGGCTGGAAGCCTCTGCGGCTCGCATCTTCGGACGTGAGGCTGCGCTGTTTGTGCCGACGGGCACGATGGGCAATCAGATCGCGATCAAGGTCCACACTCGACCTGGGCAGGAGATCATCTGCGAGGAGCGCGCCCACATTCTCGACTGGGAGATGGCGATGCCGGCACTGTTCTCGGGCTGCCTGATTCGCACCTTGCGAGGCGAAGACGGAATTCTGACCTGGAGCGAGATCAAGAACAAAATTCCTTCTTCCAGTTATGCGCGAGCCCAGACTGGGCTAATCGAACTTGAAAATACACACAACATGGCTGGAGGTGCGATTACTGCCCCTGAAGTGACGAACGAGATTTGCCGGCAGGCGCATGACCGCGGCATCCCAGTGCATCTGGATGGCGCACGCATCTTCAACGCGGCCGTTGCACTTGGGCGTCCCGTGGCCGAAGTGGCAGGCAAGGTCGACTCAGTAATGTTCTGCTTGTCAAAAGGCCTGGGGGCGCCCGTCGGATCGATGCTGGTTGGTAGTCGCAAATTCATCGATCAGGCGCGCTCGGTGCGCAAAGCTCTGGGTGGAGGCATGAGGCAGGCTGGTGTGCTGGCCGCTGCAGGCCTCATTGCATTAGAAGAGATGCCGAACCGTCTCGACGAGGATCACACCAATGCCAGATGGCTCGCTGGCTCGCTGGCTGACGTTCCCGGTATCAAAATCGCACCCGAAAAAGTCCGAACGAATATCGTCATCTTTGATATCAGCGGCACAAAGCTGGATTCAGCGGCCTTTCTGCAGCGCCTGAAAGAGAAAAATGTGATTGCCAGCGCGGTGAGCCAGTCGCTGGTGAGGTTGGTTACCCATTTTGACGTCACTCGCGAAGACTGCGAACAGGCGGTTGAGGCGATTCGAGCCGTGTGCGGCTAG
- a CDS encoding HAMP domain-containing sensor histidine kinase produces the protein MSSSPGQAVGGTNPSASRLEIEDSLKQDIFRRTIALASAAHELKTPLSVMTGYTDLLLGQLLGPLNEQQRKVLEEMKQSGLRLQRFVQDFLAFSALESGKIRIGKELGNVNECVAEVLEHWSSRFEQKRLRWEFRPDSGLKPLLFDQLKLQHVISNLIDNAVKFTPVGGNVRVSTAAYLWERRTYRQNLPIATERRTSSNSQPNAVRISICDNGPGIPAEYHQEIFNEFLRLQQTSDSHGMGLGLAIARRLIEAHGGKIWVESEPGNGSTFSLLLPMRTKEQQ, from the coding sequence GTGTCTAGTTCCCCTGGTCAGGCTGTCGGTGGTACGAACCCGTCCGCCTCACGGCTTGAAATTGAAGACTCTCTGAAACAGGACATCTTCCGGCGCACGATTGCCCTGGCATCTGCCGCGCACGAGTTAAAGACTCCGCTTTCGGTGATGACTGGCTATACCGATCTGCTCCTTGGCCAGCTTCTCGGACCTCTCAACGAGCAACAAAGAAAAGTTCTGGAAGAGATGAAACAGAGCGGGCTGCGATTGCAGCGCTTTGTGCAAGACTTTCTCGCTTTTAGTGCACTGGAATCGGGCAAGATCCGTATCGGCAAAGAACTCGGCAATGTGAACGAGTGTGTCGCCGAAGTGTTGGAGCACTGGTCGAGCCGCTTCGAGCAGAAGCGCTTGCGCTGGGAATTTCGTCCGGACAGCGGTCTGAAACCGCTGCTCTTCGATCAGCTCAAGCTGCAGCACGTAATTTCAAATCTGATCGACAATGCGGTGAAGTTTACTCCAGTGGGCGGCAATGTCCGCGTGAGCACAGCTGCCTACCTTTGGGAACGACGCACTTATAGACAAAATCTGCCGATTGCAACTGAGCGGAGAACCTCAAGTAATTCTCAACCGAACGCGGTCCGCATAAGCATTTGCGATAACGGACCAGGCATACCTGCCGAATATCATCAGGAAATTTTCAACGAGTTTCTCAGGTTACAGCAGACCTCCGACTCCCACGGCATGGGTCTCGGACTTGCCATCGCGCGCCGTTTAATCGAAGCGCATGGCGGCAAGATTTGGGTCGAGAGTGAACCCGGTAATGGCAGCACGTTTTCTTTGCTTCTTCCGATGAGGACGAAAGAACAACAATGA
- a CDS encoding type II CAAX endopeptidase family protein, with amino-acid sequence MSLTPNAPLEPSTETAPPQVPAVVLVENPPFGIIDVVLIAIFSLIATGLLTAIAFGIVHAIPAWRSYTVGQLAAEPVAVIPPQAVGYLFTLFFMVLVVRRGTTAPFWNAIKWKWPANVVLFFGVGLGLSVLIQLGSSFLPIPKTLPIDEFFKTTHAAWMLAVFGVVIAPFFEELFFRGFLYPVLYRRIGFFAAMVLNSLLFAFTHEGQLAHAWAPLLVLFIVGMVLTYVRAKAQSVGASFLVHSGYNAFLFGMIFVATGGFQHMERLR; translated from the coding sequence GTGTCGCTCACGCCTAACGCTCCGCTGGAACCGAGTACTGAGACTGCGCCGCCGCAGGTTCCTGCAGTCGTGCTCGTGGAGAACCCGCCGTTTGGAATCATCGATGTTGTTTTGATCGCCATCTTCAGCCTGATCGCCACCGGACTGCTGACGGCGATCGCATTCGGAATCGTGCACGCGATTCCTGCGTGGAGAAGCTACACCGTCGGGCAATTGGCGGCCGAGCCTGTGGCGGTGATTCCGCCTCAAGCGGTCGGGTATCTGTTCACGCTTTTCTTCATGGTCTTAGTGGTACGACGAGGAACTACCGCCCCATTCTGGAACGCGATCAAGTGGAAATGGCCTGCAAATGTGGTCCTGTTCTTTGGCGTCGGGTTGGGACTCTCTGTGCTGATCCAGCTTGGATCGAGCTTTTTACCCATTCCTAAAACGCTGCCGATCGACGAGTTCTTCAAAACCACGCACGCGGCCTGGATGCTCGCCGTCTTCGGGGTGGTGATTGCGCCATTCTTCGAGGAGCTGTTTTTTCGCGGATTTCTCTATCCAGTACTCTATCGCCGCATCGGTTTTTTCGCTGCGATGGTGTTGAACTCACTGCTGTTTGCGTTTACCCACGAAGGACAGCTTGCGCACGCCTGGGCGCCGCTGCTGGTGCTGTTTATCGTCGGCATGGTGTTGACTTACGTGCGCGCAAAAGCGCAATCGGTGGGCGCGAGCTTTCTGGTTCATTCGGGGTACAACGCGTTTCTGTTTGGGATGATCTTCGTGGCTACAGGGGGCTTTCAGCACATGGAACGGTTGCGATGA
- the uvrA gene encoding excinuclease ABC subunit UvrA, with the protein MAITSIRVRGARQHNLKNINVEIPRNTLTVITGLSGSGKSSLAFDTIYAEGQRRYVETLSAYARQFLDQMERPDVDAIDGLSPSIAIEQKTTTRNPRSTVGTITEIYDYLRLLYSSVGVPHCPNCGREISRQSAEQIVQQVMQLKPEERVMLLAPIVRGRKGEFKKELEKLAQQGFTRARIDGELRSLDGGEDGLDEIKLDKRKNHTIEVVVDRLLVKPGIEKRLESSVATAMKLADGLVVVSIVDGDERMYSAKMACPECGISVPALEPRSFSFNSIYGACPECHGLGSKYDFDPAKLIVDWSKPLLEGGLGPGSGSTYLQRMLEIAAQVYKLDLSIPFEKLSPEQQNLLLYGPSEREAARSGFHGILAFLKQNLEESTSESYREWLLEYMSATTCPLCHGKRLRPESLAVQVNGIGIADFTGMPVSRALESAQKIKLDQRGQIVAGRVLREIAERLQFLNAVGLGYISLDRSAATLSGGEGQRIRLATQIGSKLRGVLYVLDEPSIGLHHRDNNRLIAALESLRDLGNTVLVVEHDEETIRRANYVIDLGPGAGRHGGALVAQGTPEEIEHSSESLTGRYISGEETIGSRFEPRQANGKAITVLGARENNLKNLDVSFPLGVMTVVTGVSGSGKSTLVNDILYRALAKSLYRSREEPGAHKSVSGMESVDKVIRIDQSPIGRTPRSNPATYTGVFTQIRDLYAMLPESRERGYKAGRFSFNVSGGRCEACQGEGQRRIEMNFLPDVYVQCEVCGGKRYNHETLQIRYKGQSIADLLETPIADALPILEDIPQVRQKLQTLVDVGLGYIQLGQSAVTLSGGEAQRIKLARELSKRQTGRTLYLLDEPTTGLHFEDVKKLLDVLHRLTDLGNTIIIIEHNLDVIRNADWLIDLGPEGGEDGGRLVAQGTPQQIARVKKSYTGQALGEYMAQAKWKGSSDRIALKT; encoded by the coding sequence ATGGCAATTACCTCGATCCGGGTGCGCGGCGCTCGCCAGCACAACCTGAAGAACATCAACGTCGAGATACCCCGTAACACCCTAACGGTCATCACCGGCCTTAGCGGTTCGGGGAAGTCTTCGCTCGCCTTCGACACCATCTACGCCGAGGGCCAGCGGCGGTACGTCGAAACCCTGTCCGCCTACGCCCGGCAGTTCCTCGACCAGATGGAGCGGCCCGACGTTGATGCGATCGACGGACTCAGCCCCTCGATCGCTATTGAGCAGAAGACTACAACTCGCAATCCGCGCTCGACTGTAGGGACAATCACTGAGATTTACGACTATTTACGCCTGCTCTATTCGTCCGTTGGCGTTCCTCATTGCCCCAACTGCGGACGCGAGATCAGCCGGCAATCGGCGGAGCAGATCGTGCAACAGGTGATGCAGCTCAAGCCGGAAGAGCGCGTGATGCTGCTGGCGCCCATTGTGCGCGGACGTAAAGGCGAGTTCAAAAAGGAACTGGAAAAACTGGCGCAGCAGGGGTTCACTCGCGCACGTATCGATGGAGAGTTGCGCAGCCTCGATGGCGGCGAAGATGGGCTCGACGAAATCAAGCTCGACAAGCGCAAGAACCACACGATTGAAGTAGTCGTCGATCGGCTGCTGGTGAAGCCGGGCATTGAGAAGCGTCTGGAAAGCTCAGTTGCGACTGCGATGAAGTTGGCTGACGGGCTGGTAGTGGTTTCGATTGTGGATGGCGACGAGCGCATGTACTCGGCCAAAATGGCGTGTCCCGAGTGTGGAATCAGCGTTCCCGCTTTGGAACCGCGCTCGTTCTCGTTCAACAGTATCTATGGAGCATGCCCTGAGTGCCATGGGCTGGGCAGTAAATACGATTTTGATCCCGCCAAGCTGATCGTCGATTGGTCGAAACCACTGCTTGAGGGTGGTTTGGGGCCCGGGTCCGGTTCGACTTACCTGCAGCGCATGCTGGAGATCGCGGCGCAGGTTTACAAGCTCGACCTCAGCATTCCGTTTGAGAAGCTTTCGCCCGAACAACAGAACCTGCTGCTGTATGGACCATCGGAGCGCGAGGCAGCGCGTAGCGGATTCCATGGGATTCTTGCATTCCTAAAACAGAACTTAGAGGAATCGACTTCCGAGAGCTACCGCGAGTGGCTGCTCGAATACATGTCTGCGACGACTTGCCCGCTGTGCCACGGCAAGCGCCTGCGACCGGAGAGCTTGGCGGTGCAGGTGAACGGGATAGGCATCGCTGACTTCACTGGTATGCCGGTCTCACGGGCGCTCGAGTCGGCGCAGAAGATCAAACTCGATCAGCGAGGCCAGATCGTCGCCGGGCGGGTGCTGCGAGAAATTGCCGAACGTCTGCAGTTTCTGAATGCTGTTGGACTCGGATACATCTCGCTCGACCGCTCGGCTGCAACTCTTTCCGGTGGAGAAGGCCAGCGCATTCGTCTCGCGACACAGATTGGTTCGAAGTTGCGGGGAGTTTTGTACGTCCTGGATGAGCCGTCGATCGGCCTGCATCATCGCGATAACAATCGGCTGATCGCGGCGCTTGAATCTCTGCGCGACTTGGGCAACACGGTGCTGGTCGTCGAGCACGACGAAGAGACAATTCGGCGCGCCAACTACGTCATCGATCTAGGTCCGGGTGCAGGACGGCATGGTGGCGCGCTGGTCGCGCAAGGCACACCGGAAGAAATCGAACATTCTTCTGAGTCGCTCACCGGCCGCTACATCTCCGGCGAAGAAACAATCGGCAGCCGCTTCGAGCCGCGCCAGGCGAACGGAAAAGCCATTACCGTTTTGGGGGCGCGGGAAAACAATCTCAAGAACCTCGACGTAAGTTTTCCCCTCGGCGTGATGACGGTCGTTACCGGCGTGAGCGGCTCCGGCAAATCGACACTGGTGAACGATATTCTTTATCGCGCACTGGCCAAGAGTCTCTATCGCTCGCGGGAAGAACCTGGCGCGCACAAAAGCGTGAGCGGAATGGAGAGCGTCGATAAAGTCATTCGCATCGACCAGTCGCCCATCGGGCGCACCCCCCGCTCGAATCCGGCTACTTATACGGGAGTCTTCACACAGATCCGCGATCTCTATGCCATGCTTCCCGAATCGCGTGAGCGCGGATATAAAGCCGGGCGCTTCTCCTTCAACGTAAGCGGCGGCCGCTGCGAAGCGTGCCAGGGCGAGGGCCAGCGCCGCATCGAAATGAACTTTCTGCCGGATGTGTACGTGCAGTGCGAAGTCTGCGGCGGCAAGCGCTACAACCACGAGACGCTACAAATTCGCTACAAGGGGCAATCAATAGCCGATTTGCTGGAAACACCCATCGCGGATGCGTTACCGATTCTGGAAGACATTCCGCAGGTGCGACAAAAGCTGCAGACGCTAGTCGATGTTGGCCTCGGCTATATTCAGCTCGGCCAATCGGCAGTCACGCTCTCCGGCGGGGAAGCACAGCGAATTAAGCTTGCGCGCGAACTCAGCAAACGCCAGACCGGAAGAACTCTCTATCTACTCGACGAGCCGACGACAGGCCTGCACTTCGAAGATGTGAAGAAATTGCTCGACGTGCTGCACAGGCTCACGGATCTCGGAAACACCATCATCATCATCGAGCACAACCTCGACGTAATCCGCAACGCCGACTGGCTCATCGATCTCGGTCCCGAAGGCGGCGAAGACGGCGGACGCCTTGTGGCCCAGGGCACTCCGCAGCAGATCGCGCGCGTAAAGAAGTCGTACACAGGTCAGGCGCTCGGTGAGTATATGGCGCAGGCTAAGTGGAAAGGATCGAGCGATCGGATCGCGCTGAAGACATAG
- the ada gene encoding bifunctional DNA-binding transcriptional regulator/O6-methylguanine-DNA methyltransferase Ada: protein MTTAAVAAHNPQELWDAVVARNRRFDGALFYGVSTTRIYCRPTCPSRRPKPENVQFFFDPESAERAGFRACKRCEPRKHEDSEKLDLVRDVCRAVEKNVDSPLPMKQLSAELKMHPATLDRAFKQNTGITIKQYAEARRLSLFKTALRFGRDVTTAIYEAGYNSSSRIYEHSNLRLGMTPAAYGKGGDGVSIRYAIAPYSAGRALLAVTDKGVCSVKLGNDPARLRHELEGEFPKAELLDAGEELKDWMNNLLRRLEGEIALPDLPIDVRATAFQRRVYEELKRIPAGETRTYSQIAKKLGGESGRRAVARACATNNVAVLIPCHRVVRTDGGMGGYRWGIERKQALLSHEREKVEKA, encoded by the coding sequence ATGACTACCGCAGCAGTCGCAGCCCACAATCCGCAGGAGCTTTGGGACGCCGTTGTCGCCCGTAACCGCCGCTTTGATGGGGCGCTGTTCTATGGCGTAAGCACGACTCGCATCTACTGCCGTCCGACTTGCCCTTCGCGGCGACCGAAGCCCGAGAACGTGCAGTTCTTCTTCGATCCGGAGAGCGCCGAGCGCGCCGGGTTCCGCGCGTGCAAGCGCTGCGAGCCCCGCAAGCATGAGGATTCGGAAAAGCTGGACCTCGTTCGCGACGTGTGCCGCGCGGTTGAGAAGAACGTCGATTCTCCGCTGCCGATGAAGCAGTTGAGTGCCGAGTTGAAGATGCATCCGGCGACGCTTGATCGCGCGTTCAAACAGAACACGGGAATCACGATCAAGCAGTATGCGGAAGCGCGACGGCTTTCACTCTTCAAGACTGCGCTGCGATTCGGGCGAGATGTGACCACCGCGATCTACGAAGCCGGCTACAACTCCAGTAGCCGTATCTATGAGCACTCAAATCTGCGTCTCGGCATGACTCCCGCTGCTTATGGCAAAGGGGGCGACGGCGTTAGCATCCGCTACGCAATCGCTCCGTATTCTGCGGGCAGAGCGCTGCTGGCAGTCACCGACAAGGGCGTCTGCAGCGTGAAGCTCGGCAACGATCCCGCGCGCCTGCGTCATGAACTCGAAGGCGAATTTCCCAAAGCGGAACTGTTGGACGCTGGCGAAGAGCTGAAAGACTGGATGAACAACTTGCTTCGCCGGCTCGAAGGCGAGATAGCCCTTCCCGATCTGCCAATCGACGTACGCGCGACCGCATTTCAACGACGGGTATATGAAGAGCTCAAGCGCATCCCCGCAGGCGAGACCCGCACCTACTCGCAAATCGCCAAAAAACTCGGCGGCGAGTCGGGCCGCAGAGCGGTAGCGCGAGCCTGTGCCACCAACAACGTTGCCGTGCTGATTCCCTGCCATCGCGTAGTCCGCACGGACGGCGGCATGGGTGGATATCGCTGGGGAATCGAGCGGAAGCAAGCGCTGCTGTCGCACGAGCGCGAGAAGGTGGAGAAGGCTTGA
- the hemW gene encoding radical SAM family heme chaperone HemW, giving the protein MPLGIYISVPFCRSKCSFCNFASGVFSRELMSAYVARVREEIVAAEALANKLGAAFDRHVDSIYLGGGTPTTLSPEHLKEIFSIVRGEFEIAADAEITVEAAPGTLGGETIDVLADSGVNRVSLGVQSFVDQEIRSVGRLHTAAGALVDIERLREFGIANINIDLIAGLPHQTAESWQYSLQQLANTGVPHASVYILEVDEDSRLGRELIAGGSRYHAHAVPDPDLAADVYLEAIEFLRDGELEQYEISNFARSGHESRHNLKYWTRQPYLGFGLDAHSMLYAQGCSGEFESLRFSHGDELAGYLAAETAPVLTHISAANAAEERLFLGLRLNRGIPIAELESSELMPFAVEIRELIALGLLEESSENLRLTSQGRLLSNEVFERFIRSECGVSVNTA; this is encoded by the coding sequence ATGCCGCTCGGAATCTACATTTCCGTCCCATTCTGCCGCTCGAAGTGCAGTTTCTGCAATTTCGCTTCGGGTGTCTTCTCGCGGGAGTTGATGAGTGCGTACGTTGCTCGAGTGCGGGAGGAAATCGTTGCGGCGGAGGCTTTGGCCAATAAACTGGGTGCGGCTTTCGATCGGCATGTCGATTCCATTTATCTCGGCGGAGGCACGCCGACTACGCTTTCGCCGGAGCATCTCAAAGAGATTTTCTCAATCGTTCGCGGTGAGTTCGAAATCGCGGCAGATGCTGAGATTACGGTCGAAGCAGCTCCCGGAACGCTGGGCGGTGAGACCATCGACGTGCTGGCTGACTCTGGCGTGAATCGTGTGAGCCTGGGAGTGCAGTCATTTGTCGATCAGGAGATTCGTTCTGTTGGCCGGCTGCACACGGCGGCAGGAGCCTTGGTGGATATTGAACGGCTCCGCGAATTCGGAATAGCGAACATCAACATCGATCTGATTGCCGGCCTGCCGCACCAGACGGCGGAGAGCTGGCAATATTCCTTGCAGCAACTGGCGAACACCGGCGTGCCGCATGCCAGCGTTTATATCCTCGAAGTCGATGAAGACTCGCGCCTCGGACGCGAGCTGATCGCAGGCGGCAGCCGGTACCACGCGCATGCCGTTCCCGATCCGGATTTGGCTGCCGATGTTTATTTGGAAGCCATCGAATTTCTGCGTGATGGGGAACTTGAGCAGTATGAGATCTCGAACTTTGCTCGAAGCGGGCACGAGTCCCGCCACAACCTGAAGTACTGGACGCGCCAGCCTTATCTTGGATTTGGCTTGGATGCACACTCGATGCTTTATGCCCAAGGCTGCTCAGGGGAATTCGAATCGCTCAGGTTCAGCCACGGAGACGAGCTGGCGGGCTATCTGGCGGCTGAGACCGCGCCTGTGCTGACGCACATCAGTGCAGCGAATGCTGCAGAGGAGCGCTTGTTCCTGGGCCTGAGGCTAAATCGAGGCATTCCCATTGCCGAACTTGAATCCAGTGAGCTAATGCCTTTTGCCGTCGAGATTCGGGAACTGATCGCGCTCGGTCTGTTGGAAGAGAGTAGCGAAAACCTGCGGCTCACATCGCAGGGACGTCTGCTGTCGAATGAAGTCTTCGAGCGTTTCATTCGCTCTGAATGTGGAGTGAGCGTGAATACTGCGTAG